The sequence ACCTGGTACAGTGCATGTCTACAGCATTAATGAGTAGAAATGACCCTGAAGGCCCTCAGAGAGCAGAGGTGAACACCTTCTCATGGAGAAATGCCAGTTTTTCTAAGCGAGTTCGTTTCAGTAGTGGGAGCCATTCCCAGTGAGATAACTCCACCACTCGGTACCCAAGTTGATTCAGCTGCCGCCTCTTCATATTATGCAGTCCGAGCAGATCCCTGGAACCATAGCAATACTGGTTCCTGTTTGTCAACTGAATAGCCAGCTTCACTTGTGGGGCCTGCAAGCAGGTCGCGGGGGATAGGCCAGCCATCTCCATGGCCCCCAGTCTGTCTACCTTATTGCAAAGGGAACTTCCCACAGGTTTAGCCGTCTCTTCTAATTTCAAGGGCTGCTGCCCATTGTCTGACTCAATTTCCCCCTGGGAATGcccttttgatttcccttttagTAGCTGATTCATCAAATCATCGGTAAGGCTGACTCCCACATGCTTAAGCCTTAACTTGGCTACATCTTCAATTGGTATGGCTTCTCTGTTAAATGGTAATGGCTTCAGGTTAACATCAAGCTGAACCTCTAAATCAGAAGATCGGGTATGAGGCAAAATCATATGGTGTTTGACATACTGCGGCCCACCCAACATGGTCTCAAGTAAAAAGAGAGCTTCTATGAATTCAGGTTTTGAGTTCATATCCTTCCTTGCTAGATTCCATAGCATTTCTGACCCCTCTTGCTGAAGCTGAGAACTAAGACGATTGCCTCTGTAATCTGGACATTCAATGCCAACTGTACCATCAAGAGTATACAGCTCCTTGGTGACCTCAAATTTACTTCTCTCCTGAGCTAACCTGACAAACCCTGGACTCAAAGCGAAATCTATGAGCTCTACTGGAAAGTACTCAGAAAATGCCAGGCCCAGCAAGCACGTGAGCAGGTGTTCTGGGTATCGATTGAACTCAAGCATCTTTCTGTGAATCTCATTTATCAGGCTAGAATAAAACTCTTCTGCATTGGGTGGCTTATAATTCAGAGTTCCAAATGACCACAGAATCTTGGCAACATCTTTACTTCGACAGTATGCTACCCTAGGAGGCAAAGAAGCAGCCACAGCATTCATTACCCTTTCATCCAGGAAGCGTAATGCCGAGCAGGCAAGAGTCAGGTGCATGACACCCTGAACTCCCAGGGAAGGAATTCGCTGAGGAGCAATCTGTCCAAATTGCTTCATGAAATTTACGTGATCCACATGAGTAAAACGGAACATTTTAAGAATATTCACTAAGGCATAACTACTCAGATGCTGCATGTCAGCACAAGCCAGATCTCCAAATTTCCGCATGACAAATTCAGAGAGATTACTACTCGacttaaaaaaccccaaacagaTTGTACCAATCTCTTCTAAATTGATCAAATCTATATACTTGAGGATCAATGATTCTAGTTTTTGCATTAGATCCTGGGGTGCCTGACGACTTTCACCTATAATATAAATTAAGTGAATCAGCTGGGACAAGGATAGATCTTTCCAGTGCAAATTAAGATAActaaaaaagatctttaaaaaccGAGGTACTCTGTGTCCCAAGTACCGCCAGAGGTCAGCCACCAAGAGAAGTTGATCCAGACTCATTTCCCATACCTTATGGCAAAAGTTTGTTTCAAACACATCTAGCATTGAATGGGAATGAGGAATTCCTAAACTGACAAAAGCTTTCAAAATACTGATCAGATCTGGGGCATCAAAGAGATGTATGTTTTTCACACTCAACTGGCAAAGCAGAGCAAAGCTGGTACTGGACAGCAAAACAGGATGTTGCTCTGCAGGCAAAGAACTCAGCTTACAGAAATAGTCAACAATAATTTGAGGCTGGAGATTATCTTGATAAACGGTGACTTTGTGCAAAATTAGTTCACCTTCTGAAATTGACAGAGGTTGACAAGTCTCAGATCTGTCATAGCTGTGAAGCTGATATTCTGGTCTTAGCTGGAGGAAAACTCGAGGGTCTTCAAGGGAATCAAAAGTTTCTATATCCTCTTCATCAATTTTCATGGCCCTGGGTGAGTGCAGGTTCAACGTGCTGGCCTTAGAGGCAGAAGCCCTGCTGAATTCCAAACCTGGGAGGGTACTGCCGGTTGTCAGAAGCCTCCAAGAAGCAGAGGTGTTACAAATGTTAACTTTTCTGGCAAGACAGCAGAGGCTGTTTTCTGGAGAGTCCTGTCCTTTGTGCCACATGTAGCTTCTCATATTCCACCATACCACACTTTGGGTTGCACTGTAGGTCAAAGGACTGCAAAATGTCCAATATCTTATAGGTTTTAACAGCTGGAGAATGGCTGCCATTCTGGTGTCAGTACTGATCATTCTAGCAGTCAGAGCACAGTCCTCACATGTCTGACCAAGCCATTTCTTGTTTATATGGTTCTTGATTAGAGCTGGTTGGGAAGGTGTTCCACATAAAGTGCCTGGAAATCTTCGGCATATCACAAGAGCCATGGATCACAAATGACTGGGCCAGAATTGGTGCCAGATACTGAAAAAAGGGTAGATGAAGAATAAGTGGCTTCCACCTATCTTAATACTAAAATTTACAGACTATAAGACATGGATTAAAACTATACCACTGTCCACTCAAGTAAGTTCAATGTTAGTGAATGCCCAAACCACAAGACAGCATACATCAAGGAAAAACCCCATGTACCCTGCATAAAGGCACAGGAAAACCCCAAACCTAGGGTACCATTGAGTAGTTCTTTGGACTGCTCCTCAGTTTAAATTTCCTCTGTCCTCTGGCCAGACTTTCTTTACAGTTAGAGACAGCTGTTGCACTAAAATCCAACAGGAATGAGGAAAGCAGATTTCCAAAAAGAAAGCTAAGAACAGAAATAAGCAATCTATTCCACCTCTTTGATATCAGCACAATTATACCCACAATaaccccccaccccattcctcctATTGATTACAGAATTCAGTTGTTTTAATGCTACTTCTGTACCTTGTAGAAGATGCCTATTCTCCTCTCAAGGCCTACAAGAGTCTGAATCACTATCACAGAGCAGTCACTGACTTGGGAAGTAAACTTGAAAACTCACTCACAAGGAATGAAATAGTACCATTTATagagatgtggatagacctagagacagTCATTCAGgtgaagtcagaaacagaaaaacaaatgtcatataatatcacttatatgtggaatccagaaaaatggtacataCAGATGGGcttatttgcaaagaaaaaacagagatacagatgtagaaaaatttATGGATACCAAGGTGGGGGGAGTGGGAGATGGAAAGAATTGGGGGACTGGGAGTGAAATATATTCaacattatgtataaaatagataactaatgaaaatctactgtatagcacagggaactctactcaatgctctgtggtgacctaaataggaaggaaaactaacaaagaggggatatatgtacactgattcactttgctgtataacagaaactaacacaacattgtaaagcaactgtactccaataaaaatcaaaaagaaaaattcagctaCTCCAAAtaccccctcacccccaaaaaAACCAACCCCGAAAAACTCAAGCACTTTGGTGGGGGAGGGTAGAGGGCCTAGGCCCTGCTCACTGTCAATTCATGGGTGAGACACAAAGAGCATTTCCAAGCTGGGCTCAGGGAACACCAATTCATGCAACTGCCCTGCTGACAACAAGGGGAGCAGCAGAGCTTTCCTCTGGAGGAGGCATATTAGCAAtgcttccagtgagtcaggtgtTGATTATTCTGCCTGAGAGCAGCACAAGTTCTACTTTTCTTCTACAGCAGAAACCACGACATGCTATGAAAATGACTCTGCCATACTCTTGCTTTCAATGCTTACTGTCTCTCCTTCTGCTTGAGAAATGCCAAAGCCTCACAAGCAAAACTCAGGGAGCCCTAAGATGCCAAGATATGGACCAGACACGGCTCATGATGCAGAAAATCCCATGAAGGTTCTAAAGGTGCCAGAATGATTTTCTGAAATGCTTAAGCAACTCCCGTCAGTCCCTTCCTTCCGGAGCCCATAGCATAAGAAACAGAGGACTGCAGGGCAGGTTAGAGGCTTTTTTCAAGTAGCCCAGCCACATAGGCTTCTCTGGATGGCAGGAAGGTATGCTCCTAATTTCTTTGTGAACCAAAACAGAATTCTTTCACACCAAATCTTTATACACTTAGTTCCATACTGTGGCCTGTGGACCATTCTCCCACCAAGTTTCAATCTGTGGGTCCAGATGCTATAGATCCAGTGTTAGCAAACTATGGCCCAGAGCCCAAATCCAGCCCTCATCTGTTTTTGTAAGTAAAGTTTTAACATTGCCAGGCTATTTGTTAAATGCTTTAAATGCTGTCTATGGAGGCATTCTCACTACAAGAGCAGAGTTGAGTAATTCTAGCAGAGAATATATGTCTTGCAaagcattaaatatttactatctggccctttacagaaaaagtttgctataGACTATTAGCTTACTCCTATGAATGCAAAtggccaactttttaaaaattagaagacaTCAGGAAAATAGTACTgaagtgattattttttctttaacatttgatACTTAAGGATGATACTTTTTCTCTTTAACAGATGATACTTAAAGATTTATGCCTCAAAACGGAATCTCAATTAATACTGCACCTCAGGTATGGTGGGAACAAAGGAGAAAGCAAGTAATGGAACTCTTTAGTTGACAGAACAAGGCTTTTAAGAGTACCTGTTTTGGAACCTGttgcggacacgactgagcgactgaactgaagtgaactgaactgaatctaaattTAGGTCAGCACAACGTCCAACCAAAGCAATTGTTCAAAGTCCTCCTTCTCATCTTGAGAACTAGATCTGAAGAAATAactttaataaaaagacaaattttttttttataataacaaaaaaactgaaaatccaTGTCTTTTCAGAAGGAGTAACTTGGTTTACAGAATAAGCGTGTGTCAGGCATCAACACATGGAAAGATTTATACAAATAGTTGGTGGAACAAACAGAACAAGTGACATCACTTAAAATACACCTATATAAAAGGAAAGTATATAGCTGTTAGGAGACTTTCTGCTACACCTTTGACAAAttaactttttctcctttttagtaGGATTAAAACTGTTAAATAGAAGAATACATAgattaatttaacaaatacttttatAACTAATACAACTTTAAAAGCATATTATTTAAGTTACTTCAATTAATATTATCTAAGATTACTTAATGAGATTAGTGTATGTGGTCCTGAAATGAAGAACCGTTTCTTGCATCATCAATGCTTGACTGGTATAGATTCAGTGTTTTGAATTATGTGGCTCTTTCTGATTTGCAAAAATACAGgttaagggactttcctggtggtccaatgattaagaccccatgcttccaatgcaggagttgcatgttggatccctggtctgggaactagggtCCCACAAGAACAAGAGCCACAACTGTCTTAGGGTCTCCACTGTGCAAAGCCCTGAATAAGCAGTTTCATCTGCATCAGTTCCAATTCTTACCTTTTTGCAAGGTAGgttttattatctccatattGTTGATAAGGAAAAAGAGTCTTCACAAGATTAAGAAACCTGATGAAGAT comes from Bubalus bubalis isolate 160015118507 breed Murrah chromosome 14, NDDB_SH_1, whole genome shotgun sequence and encodes:
- the FASTKD5 gene encoding FAST kinase domain-containing protein 5, mitochondrial translates to MALVICRRFPGTLCGTPSQPALIKNHINKKWLGQTCEDCALTARMISTDTRMAAILQLLKPIRYWTFCSPLTYSATQSVVWWNMRSYMWHKGQDSPENSLCCLARKVNICNTSASWRLLTTGSTLPGLEFSRASASKASTLNLHSPRAMKIDEEDIETFDSLEDPRVFLQLRPEYQLHSYDRSETCQPLSISEGELILHKVTVYQDNLQPQIIVDYFCKLSSLPAEQHPVLLSSTSFALLCQLSVKNIHLFDAPDLISILKAFVSLGIPHSHSMLDVFETNFCHKVWEMSLDQLLLVADLWRYLGHRVPRFLKIFFSYLNLHWKDLSLSQLIHLIYIIGESRQAPQDLMQKLESLILKYIDLINLEEIGTICLGFFKSSSNLSEFVMRKFGDLACADMQHLSSYALVNILKMFRFTHVDHVNFMKQFGQIAPQRIPSLGVQGVMHLTLACSALRFLDERVMNAVAASLPPRVAYCRSKDVAKILWSFGTLNYKPPNAEEFYSSLINEIHRKMLEFNRYPEHLLTCLLGLAFSEYFPVELIDFALSPGFVRLAQERSKFEVTKELYTLDGTVGIECPDYRGNRLSSQLQQEGSEMLWNLARKDMNSKPEFIEALFLLETMLGGPQYVKHHMILPHTRSSDLEVQLDVNLKPLPFNREAIPIEDVAKLRLKHVGVSLTDDLMNQLLKGKSKGHSQGEIESDNGQQPLKLEETAKPVGSSLCNKVDRLGAMEMAGLSPATCLQAPQVKLAIQLTNRNQYCYGSRDLLGLHNMKRRQLNQLGYRVVELSHWEWLPLLKRTRLEKLAFLHEKVFTSAL